From Agelaius phoeniceus isolate bAgePho1 chromosome 19, bAgePho1.hap1, whole genome shotgun sequence, a single genomic window includes:
- the APOH gene encoding beta-2-glycoprotein 1 isoform X2, which yields MHPLALLGCLVALSHCALASKAKRCPPPPPLQNGKMEFEEFQYQSTVTFSCDPGYNLVGSRTSQCMADGKWTGTFPRCQPVTCAPPSLPEFGVISFRRLHPGNVSYFLDTVQFECVPPLALIGNETATCMANGTWSSIPVCKVVTCPTPTGIENGFIDFAVRRTYHYNESVSFGCQTGFVMEGPKHSRCENTGNWSTKPVCRAPCKIPVKKAVVLYNGEKKRVQNDLKDGILHGETVSFFCKNKEKSCAYTVDVACVDGNFTLPACFKERGFFSTLVKKDPSEMKACEDEA from the exons ATGCATCCCCTGGCACTGCTCGGGTGCCTCGTGGCTCTGAGCCACTGCGCTCTCGCGTCCAAAG CAAAGAGATGTCCCCCTCCTCCACCCCTGCAGAATGGGAAAATGGAATTTGAAGAGTTTCAGTACCAGAGCACTGTAACTTTTTCATGTGATCCAGG CTACAACCTTGTTGGGTCAAGAACAAGCCAGTGCATGGCAGATGGAAAGTGGACTGGAACTTTTCCCCGCTGTCAAC CTGTGACTTGTGCACCTCCCTCGCTCCCGGAATTTGGGGTCATCTCTTTCCGTCGCCTACATCCTGGAAATGTCTCTTATTTCCTGGACACAGTCCAGTTTGAATGTGTCCCTCCTCTTGCCCTGATTGGGAATGAGACAGCCACCTGCATGGCCAATGGCACCTGGAGCAGCATTCCAGTGTGCAAGG TTGTCACCTGCCCCACTCCAACAGGAATAGAAAATGGGTTTATAGATTTTGCTGTGCGCAGAACCTACCACTACAATGAGAGCGTCAGCTTTGGCTGCCAGACCGGCTTCGTCATGGAGGGACCCAAACACTCCCGCTGTGAGAACACTGGGAACTGGTCCACAAAGCCAGTCTGCAGAG caccATGTAAAATACCAGTAAAGAAAGCTGTAGTATTGTACAACGGTGAGAAGAAGAGAGTTCAGAACGACCTGAAGGATGGCATTCTGCATGGGGAAACTGTATCCTTCTTCTGCAAGAACAAGGAAAAGTCCTGTGCCTACACTGTAGATGTGGCATGTGTGGATGGCAACTTCACCCTCCCTGCCTGCTTCAAAG AACGTGGCTTTTTCTCAACTCTGGTGAAGAAAGACCCCTCAGAGATGAAAGCATGTGAAGATGAAGCCTGA
- the APOH gene encoding beta-2-glycoprotein 1 isoform X1 has translation MHPLALLGCLVALSHCALASKVCPRPPEVLFATLNVDKKVYEVGEEVEYTCRPGFMPNSGQRKYTCLPTGKWAFNTLLCLPKRCPPPPPLQNGKMEFEEFQYQSTVTFSCDPGYNLVGSRTSQCMADGKWTGTFPRCQPVTCAPPSLPEFGVISFRRLHPGNVSYFLDTVQFECVPPLALIGNETATCMANGTWSSIPVCKVVTCPTPTGIENGFIDFAVRRTYHYNESVSFGCQTGFVMEGPKHSRCENTGNWSTKPVCRAPCKIPVKKAVVLYNGEKKRVQNDLKDGILHGETVSFFCKNKEKSCAYTVDVACVDGNFTLPACFKERGFFSTLVKKDPSEMKACEDEA, from the exons ATGCATCCCCTGGCACTGCTCGGGTGCCTCGTGGCTCTGAGCCACTGCGCTCTCGCGTCCAAAG TCTGTCCCAGGCCACCAGAAGTGTTGTTTGCCACACTCAATGTAGACAAAAAGGTGTATGAAGTGGGTGAGGAAGTGGAGTACACGTGCCGGCCCGGGTTCATGCCCAACAGTGGGCAGAGGAAGTACACGTGCCTCCCAACGGGCAAGTGGGCCTTCAacaccctgctctgcctcc CAAAGAGATGTCCCCCTCCTCCACCCCTGCAGAATGGGAAAATGGAATTTGAAGAGTTTCAGTACCAGAGCACTGTAACTTTTTCATGTGATCCAGG CTACAACCTTGTTGGGTCAAGAACAAGCCAGTGCATGGCAGATGGAAAGTGGACTGGAACTTTTCCCCGCTGTCAAC CTGTGACTTGTGCACCTCCCTCGCTCCCGGAATTTGGGGTCATCTCTTTCCGTCGCCTACATCCTGGAAATGTCTCTTATTTCCTGGACACAGTCCAGTTTGAATGTGTCCCTCCTCTTGCCCTGATTGGGAATGAGACAGCCACCTGCATGGCCAATGGCACCTGGAGCAGCATTCCAGTGTGCAAGG TTGTCACCTGCCCCACTCCAACAGGAATAGAAAATGGGTTTATAGATTTTGCTGTGCGCAGAACCTACCACTACAATGAGAGCGTCAGCTTTGGCTGCCAGACCGGCTTCGTCATGGAGGGACCCAAACACTCCCGCTGTGAGAACACTGGGAACTGGTCCACAAAGCCAGTCTGCAGAG caccATGTAAAATACCAGTAAAGAAAGCTGTAGTATTGTACAACGGTGAGAAGAAGAGAGTTCAGAACGACCTGAAGGATGGCATTCTGCATGGGGAAACTGTATCCTTCTTCTGCAAGAACAAGGAAAAGTCCTGTGCCTACACTGTAGATGTGGCATGTGTGGATGGCAACTTCACCCTCCCTGCCTGCTTCAAAG AACGTGGCTTTTTCTCAACTCTGGTGAAGAAAGACCCCTCAGAGATGAAAGCATGTGAAGATGAAGCCTGA